Proteins from one Catenuloplanes atrovinosus genomic window:
- a CDS encoding trypsin-like serine peptidase: MRTRIDARQLRRHVVRIDRVDGTGVCGTGFFVAPGWVLTAAHVVYDDDSGAPLSQVMVVPADPAVGEQGVRAEVASRSVPPVAPGGLWPFPDLALLQLQPDAEWVAIHPCVWLVGEDPLGETCHAFGFPPRDEGIPPGAPASFVFEGVTGDGFLQLKAGQAAPGLSGAPLVCPARRAVVGVVTATRDRYTDLGGWAAPVAALLPDQTGGLPGAASGVSDDLATLGGKIAAAGQAAVLAARSLWHAVLPVDGAERLVDQPWIEAQVTPGVGQPSTMLRPEFAVVDYLFRGDALDVVAAWCEQPERLSVRYIDAAGGAGKTRFAIEACRAQRAHGWVAGLLPATGGHLEDLPLPRLLVVDYVEERDAEALAATLTALSRPESASALAPVRVLLLSRPAAGTAAGHTWDPLRAVAAGATLMALDAATDTPTAVTGLTSPQRHDLFTAGLTAFGQTWHGPGWTAPQPTVQLTGPHYDRPLDVLLEAFDAALSGPHWKPDSRPPVDRALDHEARRWTARLPDLDPDLLRLCVALATLAGARDDTEAHTLLDLIPDLTDPQIRSRVDQWLHHLYPGPDRWNPLRPDRLGEALIAHVLTNQPDGGLTLLHQVLDLPSDAQVVRALDVLVRLATHHSVVDTAATAFANRYTRLTARLLGQSSSGEPGR; encoded by the coding sequence GTGCGCACGCGGATTGATGCGCGCCAGCTGCGCCGTCATGTGGTGCGGATCGACCGGGTCGACGGCACCGGCGTGTGCGGTACCGGATTCTTCGTTGCTCCTGGGTGGGTGTTGACCGCCGCGCACGTGGTCTATGACGACGACAGCGGGGCCCCGCTGTCGCAGGTGATGGTGGTGCCTGCCGATCCGGCGGTGGGTGAGCAGGGCGTGCGGGCGGAGGTCGCGTCGCGGTCAGTGCCGCCTGTCGCGCCCGGTGGATTGTGGCCGTTTCCAGATCTGGCGCTGCTGCAACTGCAGCCGGACGCCGAGTGGGTGGCGATCCATCCGTGCGTATGGCTGGTGGGTGAAGACCCGCTCGGCGAGACGTGTCACGCGTTCGGTTTTCCGCCCCGGGATGAGGGGATACCGCCGGGGGCACCGGCGTCGTTCGTGTTCGAGGGTGTAACCGGTGACGGTTTCCTGCAGTTGAAGGCGGGGCAAGCGGCGCCAGGGCTGTCCGGGGCTCCGCTGGTATGCCCGGCCCGGCGAGCGGTTGTCGGCGTGGTGACCGCGACCCGGGATCGGTACACCGACCTGGGCGGATGGGCCGCTCCCGTGGCCGCGCTGCTACCGGACCAGACCGGTGGATTGCCGGGAGCCGCGTCCGGGGTGTCGGACGATCTGGCCACGCTGGGCGGGAAGATCGCGGCGGCGGGCCAGGCCGCGGTGCTGGCCGCCCGGTCGCTCTGGCATGCGGTGCTGCCCGTTGACGGTGCCGAGCGGCTGGTGGACCAGCCGTGGATCGAGGCGCAGGTGACCCCCGGTGTCGGACAACCCTCGACGATGCTGCGCCCGGAGTTCGCGGTCGTGGACTACCTGTTCCGCGGCGACGCCCTCGACGTCGTCGCCGCCTGGTGTGAGCAACCGGAGCGGTTGTCGGTTCGCTACATCGACGCTGCAGGCGGTGCCGGCAAGACCCGCTTCGCGATCGAGGCCTGCCGGGCGCAACGGGCGCATGGCTGGGTGGCGGGCCTGCTCCCCGCCACCGGCGGACACCTCGAGGATCTACCGCTACCGCGGCTACTGGTGGTCGACTACGTCGAGGAACGCGACGCGGAAGCCCTCGCCGCCACATTGACCGCATTGAGCCGCCCGGAGTCGGCGTCGGCACTGGCGCCGGTCCGGGTACTACTCCTCAGCCGCCCGGCCGCCGGGACGGCGGCCGGGCATACCTGGGACCCATTGCGGGCGGTCGCTGCTGGCGCCACCCTGATGGCGCTGGACGCCGCCACCGACACCCCCACCGCAGTGACCGGGCTTACCAGCCCGCAACGACACGACCTATTCACCGCAGGCCTGACAGCGTTCGGCCAGACCTGGCACGGCCCCGGCTGGACCGCCCCGCAGCCGACGGTACAGCTGACAGGCCCGCACTACGACCGGCCGCTGGACGTGCTGCTGGAGGCGTTCGACGCGGCCCTGTCCGGCCCGCACTGGAAGCCTGACTCCCGCCCACCGGTGGACCGCGCCCTGGACCACGAGGCCCGACGGTGGACAGCCCGCCTCCCCGACCTCGACCCGGACCTGCTCCGCCTGTGCGTAGCCCTGGCCACCCTGGCCGGCGCCCGCGACGACACCGAAGCCCACACCCTGCTGGACCTGATCCCCGACCTCACCGATCCACAGATCCGCAGCCGGGTCGACCAGTGGCTACATCACCTGTATCCCGGACCCGACCGGTGGAACCCGCTGCGCCCCGACCGACTCGGCGAAGCCCTCATCGCCCACGTCCTGACCAACCAACCCGACGGCGGACTGACCCTACTTCACCAGGTCCTGGACCTGCCCTCCGACGCCCAGGTAGTACGGGCCCTCGACGTCCTGGTCCGCCTAGCCACCCACCACAGCGTCGTCGACACCGCCGCCACCGCGTTCGCTAACCGCTACACCCGCCTCACCGCGCGTCTGCTTGGTCAGTCCTCATCGGGGGAGCCCGGCCGATGA
- a CDS encoding phosphotransferase — translation MHPRKLPFSRRWADRIPPDAVTGDTLIHTDLTPRNLLVHDGHAWVIDWTNPCIGAPWIPYALLIIRLIRAGHTPAAAEDVVSVAEAWQGATPYALDCFAAAAADLWRGWHQTIAAPHHLPLAEAAEAWSAHRAVG, via the coding sequence CTGCACCCGCGGAAGCTGCCATTCTCGCGCAGATGGGCCGACCGGATCCCACCAGACGCCGTCACCGGCGACACCCTCATCCACACCGACCTGACCCCACGAAACCTACTCGTCCACGACGGGCACGCCTGGGTCATCGACTGGACCAACCCGTGCATCGGCGCACCCTGGATCCCGTACGCACTACTCATCATCAGGCTCATCCGCGCCGGCCACACCCCAGCCGCGGCCGAGGATGTTGTTAGCGTGGCCGAGGCCTGGCAGGGCGCCACACCGTACGCACTGGACTGCTTCGCCGCCGCCGCGGCTGACCTCTGGCGCGGATGGCATCAAACCATCGCAGCCCCGCATCATCTTCCGCTAGCGGAGGCCGCCGAGGCGTGGTCGGCACATCGAGCAGTCGGCTGA
- a CDS encoding tetratricopeptide repeat protein — translation MITTTHATEVHRLAVAGRQIPIAQDVGRGLGWVLLGWSRFAQVEAIATATLTLGPDANAFYQRGWAYSSTGRPQLALADYEQALALHRQTKDRVGEAAALSNIGEVYDGLGDRRQALAFYERALTISGRSGTGPVRQPL, via the coding sequence ATGATCACCACCACCCACGCCACCGAGGTCCATCGCCTCGCTGTTGCCGGTCGTCAGATACCGATCGCGCAGGATGTCGGGCGAGGACTGGGCTGGGTCCTGCTGGGCTGGTCCCGGTTCGCGCAGGTAGAGGCCATCGCCACCGCCACGCTGACCCTGGGCCCGGACGCGAACGCGTTCTACCAGCGAGGCTGGGCGTACTCCTCGACCGGGCGCCCGCAGTTGGCGCTGGCCGACTACGAACAGGCCCTGGCCCTGCACCGGCAGACCAAAGACCGGGTCGGCGAAGCTGCCGCCCTATCCAATATCGGCGAGGTGTATGACGGGCTCGGCGATCGTCGGCAGGCGCTGGCCTTCTACGAGCGGGCGCTGACGATCAGCGGGAGGTCGGGGACCGGGCCGGTGAGGCAACCACTTTGA
- a CDS encoding extracellular catalytic domain type 1 short-chain-length polyhydroxyalkanoate depolymerase: MRTRLLAIASVVLVAVVTALGLPTPAAAAALTEVTSFGSNPSNLRMYLYVPDKLAAKPGLLVAVHYCTGTGPAFYNGSQFDELANQHGYIVIYPSVTRSSQCFDVASPAALRREGGSDPVGIKSMIDYVRARYPVDADKIVATGVSSGGMMTNVLLGVYPDVFSAGSAFAGVPFGCFATTNGSEWNSDCANGLITKTPQQWGDLVRNAYPGYSGRRPRMQTWHGTNDETLKYPNFGEQIKQWTNVHGLAQTPSYTDTPQSGYTRTRYGATGDQAPVEGISMAGVSHNLPVNAAAAIHFLGLDTTTPTSPSPTPTTPGPTPTTPQPTTPAPAGACQISYTINSWNTGFTASVAITNTGTATVNGWTLAFTLPSGQTVTNSWNATINPSSGALTARNVPYNGTLGAGATQTFGFQATHTGTATKPTAFSLNGSICTIA; the protein is encoded by the coding sequence ATGAGAACTCGATTGCTCGCCATCGCCTCTGTAGTACTGGTCGCGGTCGTGACCGCGCTCGGACTGCCCACACCGGCGGCAGCGGCCGCACTGACCGAGGTGACCTCCTTCGGGTCAAATCCATCAAATCTACGCATGTATCTATACGTGCCCGACAAGCTGGCGGCCAAGCCGGGACTGCTGGTAGCGGTGCACTACTGCACCGGAACGGGGCCGGCGTTCTACAACGGCAGCCAGTTCGACGAGCTGGCCAACCAGCACGGCTACATCGTCATCTACCCCTCGGTGACCCGAAGCAGCCAGTGCTTCGACGTCGCCTCACCGGCAGCACTGCGCCGAGAAGGCGGCAGCGACCCTGTCGGCATCAAATCGATGATCGACTACGTACGTGCCCGCTACCCAGTCGACGCAGACAAGATCGTAGCGACCGGCGTCTCCAGCGGCGGGATGATGACGAACGTTTTGCTCGGCGTCTATCCGGACGTGTTCAGCGCGGGGTCGGCCTTCGCGGGCGTGCCGTTCGGGTGCTTCGCCACCACCAACGGCTCGGAGTGGAACAGCGACTGCGCCAACGGGCTGATCACCAAGACTCCACAGCAGTGGGGCGACCTGGTGCGCAACGCGTACCCGGGATACTCCGGGCGCAGACCGCGCATGCAGACCTGGCACGGCACCAACGACGAAACACTGAAATATCCGAACTTCGGCGAACAGATCAAGCAGTGGACCAATGTGCACGGCCTGGCGCAGACGCCGTCATACACGGACACGCCGCAGTCCGGCTACACCCGCACCCGCTACGGCGCGACCGGCGACCAGGCCCCGGTCGAAGGCATCAGCATGGCCGGCGTCTCACACAACCTGCCGGTCAACGCAGCCGCAGCCATCCACTTCCTCGGCCTCGACACCACCACACCGACCTCCCCCAGCCCGACACCGACGACGCCGGGCCCCACACCCACCACCCCCCAACCGACCACACCGGCACCGGCCGGGGCCTGCCAGATCAGTTACACGATCAACTCATGGAACACCGGGTTCACCGCGTCCGTCGCGATCACCAACACCGGCACGGCAACCGTCAACGGCTGGACGCTCGCGTTCACCCTGCCCAGCGGCCAGACCGTGACCAACTCCTGGAACGCCACGATCAACCCGTCCAGCGGCGCGCTGACCGCCCGCAACGTGCCCTACAACGGCACGCTCGGCGCCGGAGCCACCCAGACCTTCGGCTTCCAGGCCACCCACACCGGCACCGCCACCAAACCGACCGCGTTCAGCCTCAACGGCAGCATCTGCACAATCGCCTGA
- a CDS encoding tetratricopeptide repeat protein, whose product MYDGLGDRRQALAFYEQALTIRREVGDQAGEATTLNNIGHVYSGLGDPQQALAFYEQALTIMQEVGDRAGEATTLNNIGSVCARLGDRRQALAFYEQALTIAQEVGDRAGEATTLNNIGQVYAGLGDRRQALAFYEQALTIAQEVGDRAGEATTLNNIGHVYAGLGDRRQALALYEQALTIMQEVGDRASEAATLNNIGLVYEGLGDRRQALAFYEQALTIKQEVGDRAGEAATLNNIGSVCAGLGDRREALAFCEQALTIAQEVGDRAGEATTLNNIGQVYAGLGDRREALAFYEQALPITREVGDRAGEAVTRYNVAMVLRADGDLAAAIAELELVVELDRQVEHPDLADDTAMLEQIRRQMTQTHTET is encoded by the coding sequence GTGTATGACGGCCTCGGCGACCGTCGACAGGCGCTGGCCTTTTACGAGCAGGCGCTGACGATCAGGCGGGAGGTCGGGGACCAGGCCGGTGAGGCGACCACTCTGAACAACATCGGTCACGTGTATTCCGGGCTCGGCGACCCGCAGCAGGCGCTGGCCTTTTACGAGCAGGCGCTGACGATCATGCAGGAGGTCGGGGACCGGGCCGGCGAAGCGACCACTCTCAACAACATCGGCTCGGTGTGTGCCCGGCTCGGCGATCGTCGGCAGGCGCTGGCCTTCTACGAGCAGGCGCTGACGATTGCGCAGGAGGTTGGGGATCGGGCCGGCGAAGCGACCACTCTGAACAACATCGGCCAGGTGTATGCCGGTCTCGGCGATCGTCGGCAGGCGCTGGCCTTCTACGAGCAGGCGCTGACGATTGCGCAGGAGGTTGGGGATCGGGCCGGCGAAGCGACCACTCTGAACAACATCGGTCACGTGTATGCCGGTCTCGGCGATCGTCGGCAGGCGCTGGCCCTCTACGAGCAGGCGCTGACGATCATGCAGGAGGTCGGGGATCGGGCCAGCGAAGCGGCCACTCTCAACAACATCGGCTTGGTGTATGAGGGGCTCGGCGACCGTCGGCAGGCGCTGGCCTTCTACGAGCAGGCGCTGACGATCAAGCAGGAGGTTGGGGATCGGGCCGGCGAAGCGGCCACTCTCAACAACATCGGCTCGGTGTGTGCCGGTCTCGGCGACCGGCGGGAGGCGCTGGCCTTCTGCGAGCAGGCGCTGACGATTGCGCAGGAGGTCGGGGATCGGGCCGGCGAAGCGACCACTCTCAACAACATCGGCCAGGTGTATGCCGGTCTCGGCGACCGGCGGGAGGCGCTGGCCTTCTACGAGCAGGCGCTGCCGATTACGCGGGAGGTCGGGGACCGGGCCGGTGAGGCGGTGACCCGGTACAACGTGGCGATGGTCTTGCGGGCTGATGGTGATCTGGCGGCGGCGATCGCCGAACTCGAGCTGGTCGTGGAGTTGGACCGGCAGGTCGAGCACCCGGATCTGGCCGACGACACTGCGATGCTGGAGCAGATACGCCGGCAGATGACACAGACCCACACCGAGACCTGA
- a CDS encoding CHAT domain-containing protein yields the protein MKIVDVEIFEQTSTYRELRLSDGDGPPVTRGMDAAAAQALAELFDRDYRQGAIAQQVFASPQLKALGVRLFDFLDGDQRWLAPLSQHPAGTVLRVTTGDARLRHLPWELLATGDGYLAVAGRAPVLPVRVVGGHAGLPADVAAGNRPLRVLFMATSPEGVEPVLNFEAEESAILAATTRTGTELVVEESGTLDGLRAVMRDYGDGYFDVLHLSGHATLTTDGPAFLVENELGAKVTASADQIAQALDGNWPKLVFVSGCWTAGSSDGGEVPSMSESLIRSGAPTVLGWALPVFDTAATGCAATLYGALADGGRLDRALLDARRHLYAENSPHWHLLRVYTDRSPLAAIVTPRNTPGRESIRVRAADQVFLDPQTGTSRVASRATFVGRRRVIQRCLRTLNQPTGTGTAAQALVLHGMGGLGKSSLASRLLERMPTHQRAVWVGRVDAIKLRELTTKIRFPDMDRQIEAGKILDNEGIPLASRLQYLLDPDGPLGQTPCLFVFDDFENGNLDQRDGSHVLAPDIAGILPALLTAINATGSRSRVIITSRYRFPTPPGTHISVESLETLTSVEQDKKISNLANLRPSSHLDYAMRQRAITAADGNPRLLDWLDLIVADTTLDINALLTAIENTTDRFREDILAEKLLSTQDPELRRMLSAVSVIELPVPAETVHAIHQALSPSADTGPHLTRAVQLGLIEEGTDPTTGDHRYYVTNLLRPLLPLTDDEHTHACAAAAQSLYPLWITDPEPGT from the coding sequence ATGAAGATCGTCGACGTGGAGATCTTCGAGCAGACCTCTACCTATCGCGAGTTGCGGCTGTCCGATGGTGACGGGCCACCGGTGACACGGGGTATGGACGCGGCCGCCGCGCAGGCGCTGGCCGAGCTCTTCGATCGCGACTACCGGCAGGGCGCGATCGCGCAGCAGGTGTTCGCCTCTCCCCAGTTGAAAGCGCTCGGCGTCCGCCTGTTCGATTTCCTCGACGGTGATCAGCGGTGGCTGGCCCCGTTATCGCAGCATCCGGCGGGAACCGTGTTGCGGGTCACGACGGGGGATGCGCGGTTGCGGCATCTGCCGTGGGAGCTGCTCGCGACCGGTGACGGATATCTGGCGGTGGCCGGCCGGGCGCCGGTACTGCCGGTAAGGGTCGTCGGTGGGCACGCCGGGCTGCCGGCCGATGTCGCGGCCGGGAATCGGCCGTTACGAGTGCTGTTTATGGCCACCTCCCCGGAAGGGGTGGAGCCGGTGCTGAATTTCGAGGCCGAGGAGTCCGCGATCCTGGCCGCGACCACGCGTACCGGCACCGAGCTGGTGGTGGAGGAGAGCGGGACCCTCGACGGGCTGCGTGCGGTGATGCGCGACTACGGTGACGGCTACTTCGACGTGCTGCACCTCAGCGGCCACGCCACCCTCACCACTGATGGGCCGGCGTTCCTGGTGGAGAACGAACTCGGCGCGAAGGTGACCGCCAGCGCCGACCAGATCGCCCAGGCTCTGGACGGCAACTGGCCGAAGCTGGTGTTCGTGTCCGGCTGCTGGACCGCCGGCAGTTCCGACGGCGGGGAGGTGCCGTCGATGAGTGAGAGCCTGATCCGTTCTGGTGCCCCCACCGTGCTGGGCTGGGCGCTACCGGTCTTCGACACCGCGGCCACGGGCTGCGCCGCGACCCTCTACGGGGCCCTGGCTGATGGTGGCCGCTTGGACCGGGCCCTGCTCGACGCGCGCAGACACCTGTATGCCGAGAACAGCCCGCACTGGCATCTGCTGCGCGTCTACACCGACCGCTCCCCGCTGGCCGCCATCGTCACCCCCCGCAACACCCCCGGCCGGGAATCGATCCGGGTTCGCGCCGCGGATCAGGTGTTCCTGGACCCACAGACCGGAACCTCACGGGTCGCGTCCCGCGCGACCTTCGTCGGCCGCAGGCGGGTCATCCAGCGCTGCTTGCGCACCCTCAACCAGCCCACCGGTACCGGTACGGCGGCGCAGGCGCTGGTCCTGCACGGCATGGGCGGGCTCGGCAAGAGCAGCCTGGCCTCGCGGCTGCTGGAACGCATGCCCACCCACCAACGCGCCGTCTGGGTCGGCCGCGTCGACGCGATCAAACTGCGCGAACTCACCACCAAGATCCGATTCCCGGACATGGACCGTCAGATCGAGGCCGGAAAGATCCTCGACAACGAGGGAATCCCGCTGGCCTCCCGGCTGCAGTACCTACTGGACCCCGACGGCCCGCTGGGGCAGACGCCGTGCCTGTTCGTCTTCGACGACTTCGAGAACGGCAACCTCGACCAGCGCGACGGTAGCCACGTCCTGGCCCCGGACATCGCCGGTATCCTGCCCGCCCTGCTCACCGCCATCAACGCGACCGGCAGCCGCAGCCGGGTCATCATCACCAGCCGCTACCGCTTCCCCACCCCGCCAGGTACCCATATCAGCGTCGAGTCGCTGGAAACCCTCACCAGCGTCGAACAAGACAAGAAGATCAGCAACCTCGCCAACCTGCGCCCCAGCTCCCACCTCGACTACGCCATGCGGCAGCGCGCCATCACCGCCGCAGACGGTAACCCCCGCCTGCTGGACTGGCTCGACCTGATCGTCGCCGACACCACCCTCGACATCAACGCCCTGCTCACCGCGATCGAGAACACCACCGACCGATTCCGCGAGGACATCCTCGCCGAGAAACTGCTGTCCACCCAGGACCCCGAACTGCGCCGCATGCTCTCCGCCGTCAGCGTCATCGAACTGCCCGTCCCGGCCGAAACCGTCCACGCCATCCACCAGGCCCTGAGCCCATCGGCCGACACCGGACCACACCTCACCCGCGCCGTGCAACTCGGCCTCATCGAGGAAGGCACCGACCCCACCACCGGCGACCACCGCTACTACGTCACCAACCTGCTACGCCCTCTGCTCCCCCTCACCGACGACGAACACACCCACGCCTGCGCCGCCGCCGCCCAATCCCTCTACCCCCTCTGGATCACCGACCCCGAACCCGGCACATGA
- a CDS encoding tetratricopeptide repeat protein has translation MEVHRLAVAGRQVPIAQDVGRELGWVLLGWSRFAQVEAIATATLTLGPDASAFYQRGWAYSSTGRPQLALANYEQALALHRQAEDRTSEAATLNNIGSVYAGLGARRQALVFYEQALPIAREVGDRAGEATTLNNIGHVYDGLGDPRQALAFYEQALTIRREVGDQAGAATTLNNIGHVYSGLGDPQQGLAFYEQALTIAQEVGDRAGEAATLTNIGHVYDGLGDRRQALAFYEQALTIAQEVGDRAGEATTLNNIGQVYDGLGDRRQALAFYEQALTIAQEVGDRAGEATTLNNIGGVYAGLGDPRQALVFYEQVLPIMREVGNRAGEATTLNNIGHVYAGLGDPRQALVFYERSLPIAREVGNRAGEATTLSNIGHVYAGLGDPRQALVFYERSLPIAREVGNRAGEATTLSNIGQVCAGLGDHRQALAFYQQALPIAREVGDRAGEAATLNNIGHVYAGLGDHRQALVFYEQVLPIAREVGDRAGEATTLNNIGRVYAGLGDPRQALVFYEQALPIMREVGDRAGEAGTRYNVAMVLRAVGDLAAAVAELEQVVELDRQVEHADLADDTAMLEQIRRELSG, from the coding sequence GTGGAAGTGCATCGCCTCGCTGTTGCCGGTCGTCAGGTACCGATCGCGCAGGATGTCGGGCGGGAGCTGGGCTGGGTGCTGCTGGGCTGGTCCCGGTTCGCGCAGGTAGAGGCCATCGCCACCGCGACGCTGACCCTGGGCCCGGACGCGAGCGCGTTCTACCAGCGAGGCTGGGCGTACTCCTCGACCGGGCGTCCACAGTTGGCGCTGGCCAACTACGAACAGGCCCTAGCCCTGCACCGGCAGGCCGAAGACCGGACCAGCGAAGCCGCCACTCTCAACAACATCGGCTCGGTGTATGCCGGGCTCGGTGCCCGCCGGCAGGCGCTGGTCTTTTACGAGCAGGCGCTGCCGATTGCGCGGGAGGTCGGGGACCGGGCCGGTGAGGCGACCACTCTGAACAACATCGGTCACGTGTATGACGGTCTCGGCGACCCGCGGCAGGCGCTGGCCTTCTACGAGCAGGCGCTGACGATCAGGCGGGAGGTCGGGGACCAGGCCGGTGCGGCAACCACTCTGAACAACATCGGTCACGTGTATTCCGGGCTCGGCGACCCGCAGCAAGGGCTGGCCTTTTACGAGCAGGCGCTGACGATTGCGCAGGAGGTTGGGGATCGGGCCGGCGAAGCCGCCACCCTCACCAACATCGGCCACGTGTATGACGGTCTCGGCGATCGTCGGCAGGCGCTGGCCTTCTACGAGCAGGCGCTGACGATTGCGCAGGAGGTCGGGGATCGGGCGGGCGAGGCGACCACTCTCAACAACATCGGCCAGGTGTATGACGGTCTCGGCGATCGTCGGCAGGCGCTGGCCTTCTACGAGCAGGCGCTGACGATTGCGCAGGAGGTCGGGGATCGGGCGGGCGAGGCGACCACTCTCAACAACATCGGTGGGGTGTATGCCGGTCTCGGCGACCCTCGGCAGGCGCTGGTCTTCTACGAGCAGGTGCTGCCGATCATGCGGGAGGTCGGGAACCGGGCCGGCGAAGCGACCACTCTCAACAACATCGGCCACGTGTATGCCGGTCTCGGCGACCCTCGGCAGGCGCTGGTCTTTTACGAGCGGTCGCTGCCGATTGCGCGGGAGGTCGGGAACCGGGCGGGCGAGGCGACCACTCTCTCCAACATCGGCCACGTGTATGCCGGTCTCGGCGACCCTCGGCAGGCGCTGGTCTTTTACGAGCGGTCGCTGCCGATTGCGCGGGAGGTCGGGAACCGGGCGGGCGAGGCGACCACTCTCTCCAACATCGGCCAGGTGTGTGCCGGTCTCGGCGACCACCGGCAGGCGCTGGCCTTCTACCAGCAGGCGCTGCCGATTGCGCGGGAGGTCGGGGACCGGGCCGGCGAAGCCGCCACTCTCAACAACATCGGCCACGTGTATGCCGGTCTCGGCGACCACCGGCAGGCGCTGGTCTTCTACGAGCAGGTGCTGCCGATTGCACGGGAGGTCGGGGACCGGGCGGGTGAGGCGACCACCCTCAACAACATCGGCAGGGTGTATGCCGGTCTCGGCGACCCTCGGCAGGCGCTGGTTTTCTACGAGCAGGCGTTGCCGATCATGCGGGAGGTCGGGGACCGGGCCGGTGAGGCGGGGACCCGGTACAACGTGGCGATGGTGTTGCGGGCGGTTGGTGATCTGGCGGCGGCGGTCGCCGAGCTCGAGCAGGTCGTGGAGTTGGACCGGCAGGTTGAGCACGCGGATCTGGCCGACGACACCGCGATGCTGGAGCAGATACGCCGGGAGTTGTCGGGGTAG
- a CDS encoding tetratricopeptide repeat protein, with translation MTPARSGTVHRAGLLDALCRAHAALLTDTRVAALPPTVQHQLSQAADTLGIFARDHGRAADAQTIFITAFLIDQRRHVTEPGNTGYARDLSVSYDRLGDLARAVGQGERAAGLYQQALTIRERLAAAEPDNTGHARDLSISYERLGDLAVRAGRMEEARTLLRRAAHTRRTLLHQEPARVDLAEELSVTLAALADTLEGTARTSVMTEIITILTPLQHAGILTAKGTAVIHRANP, from the coding sequence ATGACGCCAGCCCGATCCGGCACCGTCCACCGCGCCGGTCTGCTGGATGCGTTGTGCCGCGCTCACGCCGCGCTGCTGACCGACACCCGCGTCGCCGCGCTCCCACCCACCGTCCAACACCAGCTCAGCCAAGCTGCGGACACCCTCGGAATCTTCGCCCGCGACCATGGCCGCGCCGCCGACGCCCAAACCATCTTCATCACCGCATTCCTCATCGACCAGCGCAGACACGTCACCGAGCCAGGCAACACCGGCTACGCCCGGGACCTGTCCGTCTCCTACGACCGGCTGGGTGACCTGGCGCGGGCGGTGGGACAGGGTGAGCGGGCCGCCGGCCTGTACCAGCAGGCCCTGACCATCCGCGAGCGGCTGGCCGCCGCCGAGCCGGACAACACCGGCCACGCCCGCGACCTGTCCATCTCCTACGAGCGGCTGGGTGACCTGGCCGTCAGGGCAGGCCGGATGGAGGAGGCCAGAACGCTCCTGCGCCGCGCCGCGCACACCCGCCGGACGCTGCTACACCAGGAACCAGCCCGCGTCGACCTCGCCGAAGAGCTGAGCGTGACCCTCGCAGCACTGGCCGACACACTCGAGGGCACCGCCCGCACCTCGGTAATGACCGAGATCATCACCATCCTGACCCCCCTGCAACACGCCGGCATCCTGACCGCCAAAGGCACCGCAGTCATCCACCGGGCCAACCCCTGA
- a CDS encoding glycine-rich domain-containing protein: protein MNPTVTLIGHGTVTADAACWPDESPDPAARSGRNLIDPALFTVLTARIAADHPDLTDDMPARILDQALAFLGACAVTTTPIGPSRLVDIGWHTLILDTAAYAGLCQRIAGRFIHHLPDDPSDTGNGLPLTAATAAIVTAGYRLDLPLWTSGGTADCTQCHSGCTDRPTR, encoded by the coding sequence GTGAACCCCACGGTCACTCTCATCGGCCACGGCACCGTCACCGCGGACGCCGCGTGCTGGCCGGACGAATCACCCGACCCGGCCGCCCGGTCCGGCCGGAACCTGATCGATCCCGCACTGTTCACCGTCCTGACGGCCCGCATCGCCGCGGACCATCCCGACCTCACCGATGACATGCCGGCCCGGATCCTCGATCAGGCCCTGGCATTCCTCGGCGCCTGCGCCGTGACGACGACACCGATCGGCCCGTCCCGGCTCGTCGACATCGGCTGGCACACCCTCATCCTGGACACCGCGGCGTACGCCGGCCTCTGCCAGCGCATCGCTGGACGCTTCATCCACCACCTCCCCGACGACCCGAGCGATACCGGCAACGGCCTGCCGCTGACCGCTGCGACGGCCGCAATCGTGACCGCGGGCTACCGGCTTGACCTGCCGTTGTGGACCAGCGGCGGCACCGCCGACTGCACCCAATGCCACTCGGGGTGCACCGACCGTCCCACGCGCTGA